In Armatimonadota bacterium, a single genomic region encodes these proteins:
- a CDS encoding beta-ketoacyl-ACP synthase III, protein MNRNAVVKGIGHALPEKILTNEELSKTVDTTDEWIVQRTGIKQRRICGPNEGCFDLSLTAAREAFENSGLDKNDINMVIVATVSGDWDWPTAACYVQDQLGLKNAGAFDIGAACAGFIYAASVGNAMVVSGQIDNAIIVGVDTLSKQVNWNDRSTCILFGDGAGAVVLGHQESSTRGIIKTALMSDGSGAPHIMNELGGTKYPPKSEEWYARTYGIKMNGNEVYRFAIGAMGDACEKVLHDAGMTADQVDLFVPHQANIRIIESAAKRLNLPPEKVFVNLEKYGNTSAGSIPLALYEAVEAGRLKEGMVVMTVGFGAGLVWGANLIRW, encoded by the coding sequence ATGAACAGAAACGCCGTCGTCAAAGGCATCGGGCACGCACTCCCCGAGAAAATCCTTACCAACGAGGAGCTCAGCAAAACTGTTGATACAACCGACGAGTGGATTGTTCAACGCACGGGAATTAAGCAGCGCAGAATCTGCGGTCCTAACGAAGGTTGTTTCGACTTGTCCCTTACTGCGGCTCGAGAGGCATTTGAAAACTCCGGACTCGACAAAAACGACATCAATATGGTGATCGTTGCCACGGTCTCGGGAGACTGGGACTGGCCGACCGCCGCATGCTACGTACAGGATCAACTCGGCCTCAAAAATGCTGGCGCCTTTGACATCGGTGCCGCCTGTGCCGGGTTCATTTACGCAGCATCGGTGGGGAACGCGATGGTCGTGAGCGGTCAGATCGACAACGCGATTATCGTCGGCGTCGATACGCTTTCAAAGCAGGTCAACTGGAACGACCGCTCGACATGCATCTTGTTCGGAGACGGGGCAGGCGCTGTCGTTCTTGGCCACCAAGAATCCAGCACCAGAGGGATCATCAAGACGGCGCTGATGAGCGACGGCAGCGGCGCGCCACACATCATGAACGAGCTTGGCGGAACCAAATATCCGCCGAAAAGTGAGGAGTGGTACGCCCGCACCTACGGCATCAAGATGAACGGAAATGAGGTTTATCGATTCGCAATCGGAGCCATGGGCGACGCCTGCGAAAAGGTGCTTCACGATGCCGGGATGACTGCCGACCAAGTCGACCTCTTTGTCCCTCACCAGGCAAACATTCGAATCATCGAATCCGCAGCAAAGCGACTGAACTTGCCCCCGGAAAAGGTCTTCGTCAATCTGGAAAAATACGGCAACACCAGCGCAGGCTCGATTCCGCTTGCACTGTATGAAGCGGTTGAGGCTGGCCGCCTCAAAGAAGGAATGGTGGTCATGACTGTGGGCTTCGGGGCTGGACTCGTCTGGGGCGCTAATCTAATCCGCTGGTAA
- the plsX gene encoding phosphate acyltransferase PlsX, which produces MSEAAQIHLSEVISHGEPNIVLDAMGGDNYPGEIILGGLQAAPSILGKLLLVGPTHVVEKFLPANFPKNIEIVNATQIVEMHEKPLDAYRKKKDSSMVVGCRLVKEGRAKAFVSAGSTGSACATSLLTWRQVHGIHRPAIGSQLPNMHGGFLLLDSGASPDVDPEHLVEFAIMGRAYAEAVMGRKNPKVHLANIGEEEGKGNAFAKQAFKLLEHHEWFAGNIEGKDMFNAPCDVVVCEAFVGNTILKTAEGVAEMFAKMIKAGVPTNKLMQTMYWPLKKVMKPIRKHMDYAEVGGSPLLGLNGTCIIAHGRSNAKAIKNAVLMADKAIRSELVDHIRDAVHRELPQNFVDPKNG; this is translated from the coding sequence GTGAGCGAGGCCGCGCAGATCCACCTTTCCGAGGTCATCTCGCACGGCGAGCCGAACATCGTTTTGGACGCCATGGGTGGCGATAACTACCCTGGCGAGATTATCCTGGGTGGACTCCAAGCGGCTCCGAGCATTCTCGGAAAGTTGCTCCTGGTTGGGCCGACCCACGTTGTCGAGAAATTTCTGCCTGCCAACTTCCCTAAGAATATCGAAATCGTCAACGCGACCCAGATCGTGGAGATGCACGAGAAGCCTCTGGACGCTTACCGAAAGAAGAAGGATTCTTCCATGGTGGTCGGATGCCGTCTGGTAAAGGAAGGCAGAGCAAAGGCTTTTGTATCGGCGGGATCCACCGGCTCGGCATGTGCCACCTCACTTCTCACTTGGCGACAGGTGCACGGCATTCACCGTCCTGCGATTGGTTCACAACTGCCTAACATGCACGGTGGATTCCTCCTGTTGGACTCCGGGGCATCGCCCGATGTTGATCCCGAGCACCTCGTCGAGTTCGCCATCATGGGCCGAGCGTATGCCGAAGCGGTCATGGGACGCAAAAATCCAAAAGTTCACCTAGCAAACATCGGCGAAGAGGAAGGCAAAGGCAACGCCTTTGCAAAACAAGCTTTTAAGCTATTGGAACATCACGAATGGTTCGCGGGAAACATTGAAGGGAAGGACATGTTCAATGCGCCGTGCGATGTTGTGGTTTGCGAAGCCTTCGTTGGAAACACCATCCTCAAAACCGCTGAAGGCGTCGCCGAGATGTTTGCCAAGATGATCAAGGCCGGAGTCCCGACGAACAAGTTGATGCAGACGATGTATTGGCCGCTCAAGAAAGTGATGAAGCCGATCCGCAAGCACATGGACTACGCCGAAGTTGGGGGTTCTCCCCTGCTTGGGCTCAACGGAACGTGCATCATTGCCCACGGCCGAAGCAACGCAAAAGCGATCAAGAATGCGGTGCTAATGGCCGACAAGGCGATCCGATCAGAGTTAGTTGATCACATCCGAGATGCCGTCCACCGCGAACTTCCTCAGAACTTCGTCGACCCCAAAAACGGGTAA
- a CDS encoding DUF177 domain-containing protein, protein MRRDDLLDLNDVLQHPGRELAVDIATELPEMEDLDLVAPVEGFLEAISTGNALLLTGEFKARVVLECSRCDQPLEMDIEFVLDEQFGVVGIPSSMSHQDFAKVEADPDEPVKFFEENNLMVEALIQQTLLLNLPIHPQCEGDAIAECDRIFAEGATRIIDNDNSELGKLKKLLGDPAE, encoded by the coding sequence GTGCGAAGGGACGACTTACTAGACCTCAATGACGTTCTCCAGCATCCTGGCCGGGAGCTGGCGGTTGACATTGCCACAGAACTTCCTGAAATGGAGGACCTGGATCTGGTCGCCCCCGTTGAAGGATTCCTCGAAGCGATCTCGACAGGCAATGCTCTCCTTCTCACTGGTGAGTTCAAAGCTCGGGTCGTTCTGGAGTGCTCGCGATGCGATCAACCTCTCGAAATGGATATCGAGTTTGTTCTTGACGAACAGTTTGGAGTGGTCGGAATTCCAAGCTCGATGAGCCACCAGGACTTCGCAAAAGTCGAAGCTGATCCCGATGAGCCGGTTAAGTTCTTCGAGGAGAACAACTTAATGGTCGAGGCACTCATCCAACAGACCCTGCTTCTGAACCTTCCGATCCACCCTCAGTGTGAAGGGGATGCAATCGCAGAGTGTGATCGCATCTTTGCAGAAGGGGCAACTCGTATCATCGATAACGACAATAGCGAGCTTGGCAAGCTCAAAAAGCTCCTTGGAGACCCGGCAGAGTGA
- a CDS encoding proteasome accessory factor PafA2 family protein, which produces MHRILAGIDTEYGLRIEGRGAETQVEDSEDFVRSYPGPCFVGWDYRFENPRNDLRGFSVDRLEVDPNDAKFDKGKSYGDPKDVRADRVLLNGARFYNDHGHPEYATPESFSIFELARLVSEGDQHLLATAGAYAAKTGRRVTLYRNNTDFHGSSFGTHESYLVSRRHSPEAIQKAVVPILIARQLLTGAGKVGSENGEPCDFQLSQRADHLSELCNLETLWRRPIFNTRDEPHADPAKWMRLHVITGDSNMMEVCCALKVGLVKVALYLLEAGAVPNYEIGDPVELFKKFSRTGGDLFTRLAAKSILITYLEELQRTSCLEVDPELAWVSTRCVELCHQLECEDIPPNTPIEWHAKFRLVNQVEEGLGDVDLRAYDLEFHNVDSDEGLYGAVMDSESIAGDLPWNQPESAPMTRAFARSVAVTKFKDHLQTVGWRGITINNEFIDLPPEKEYPATLADCPDVESFIAALKEIR; this is translated from the coding sequence ATGCATAGAATCCTTGCCGGTATCGATACGGAGTACGGACTCCGTATCGAAGGGCGAGGAGCTGAAACCCAAGTCGAGGACTCGGAAGACTTCGTAAGAAGTTATCCGGGTCCTTGTTTTGTTGGCTGGGACTACAGGTTCGAGAACCCGCGCAACGATCTACGGGGCTTTTCAGTTGACCGGCTAGAGGTCGATCCAAACGACGCGAAATTCGACAAAGGCAAGTCTTACGGTGATCCCAAAGATGTTCGAGCGGATCGGGTGCTTCTTAATGGAGCTAGGTTCTACAACGACCACGGCCACCCGGAGTACGCGACTCCGGAGTCCTTCTCAATCTTCGAGTTAGCAAGGCTTGTCTCCGAAGGCGACCAACACCTCCTCGCCACTGCCGGAGCCTACGCCGCCAAAACCGGGCGGCGAGTCACTCTTTATCGCAACAACACCGACTTCCACGGCTCCTCCTTCGGTACGCACGAAAGCTACCTCGTCTCACGCAGACATTCGCCTGAGGCAATCCAAAAAGCCGTCGTCCCCATTCTCATCGCTCGCCAGCTCCTCACCGGGGCCGGAAAAGTCGGTTCCGAAAATGGCGAACCATGCGATTTCCAACTCAGCCAACGTGCCGACCACCTCTCCGAACTCTGCAACCTAGAAACCCTCTGGCGTCGTCCGATCTTCAACACCCGGGATGAGCCTCATGCGGATCCCGCCAAGTGGATGCGGCTCCACGTCATCACGGGAGACTCGAATATGATGGAGGTCTGCTGTGCGCTGAAAGTCGGGTTAGTCAAAGTCGCACTATATCTCTTAGAAGCTGGAGCAGTTCCTAATTACGAGATTGGCGATCCGGTCGAACTTTTCAAAAAGTTCAGCCGAACTGGGGGTGACCTCTTCACACGGCTCGCAGCGAAATCAATATTGATCACCTACCTTGAGGAGCTACAACGCACTTCGTGTCTTGAGGTTGACCCCGAATTGGCATGGGTTTCGACACGGTGCGTTGAGCTTTGTCATCAGCTAGAGTGCGAAGATATTCCACCGAACACGCCAATTGAGTGGCATGCAAAATTTAGATTAGTCAATCAGGTCGAAGAAGGACTTGGAGATGTGGATCTGAGGGCCTATGATCTTGAATTCCATAATGTTGATTCTGATGAAGGTCTGTATGGCGCAGTAATGGATTCAGAGAGCATCGCTGGTGACCTTCCTTGGAACCAACCCGAGAGTGCTCCCATGACCCGAGCCTTCGCCCGATCCGTCGCAGTCACTAAATTCAAAGACCACCTCCAAACCGTCGGCTGGCGAGGAATCACCATCAACAACGAATTCATCGATCTTCCCCCCGAAAAGGAATATCCCGCGACGCTGGCGGACTGCCCGGACGTAGAATCATTCATAGCCGCCCTCAAGGAGATCCGATGA
- a CDS encoding ubiquitin-like protein UBact: protein MINAEQPQRQMPTTPERKLGDDSGPKAPDVQKPDGGNELLRRLKKVDPDQAKKYRQRSGQ from the coding sequence ATGATAAACGCCGAACAGCCGCAAAGACAAATGCCCACCACGCCCGAGCGCAAACTCGGCGATGATAGCGGCCCCAAAGCCCCCGATGTCCAAAAGCCCGATGGCGGCAACGAGCTCCTGCGCAGACTCAAGAAAGTCGACCCCGACCAGGCCAAAAAGTATCGCCAGAGGTCCGGCCAGTGA
- a CDS encoding proteasome subunit alpha, with translation MSPLAKPFNELVPAPFNEATGNHPETHGTTVLALRYKDGILIFADRRATMGNLIMFEQAEKIMALDDATVVAISGSFARSVEICRYLKHSFKYYRRSVLQELSLEGKLAEISRSLAGNAASAMEGIGVFLPILAAYNKDTDDFQLYFFDGAGARFLNEEYACAGSGSMQIKGVFEYLRRKEGSFAKRPLDEVLKNGLEMLDIAATLDSATGGFQRIEPVVRVLDKDGNRPIDEKSLKTAMQAVLKAAKPL, from the coding sequence ATGTCGCCCCTCGCTAAACCGTTCAACGAGTTAGTTCCAGCCCCCTTCAACGAGGCAACCGGTAACCACCCCGAAACCCACGGAACAACCGTCCTCGCGCTGCGCTACAAAGACGGCATCCTCATTTTCGCCGACCGCCGAGCCACGATGGGCAACCTCATCATGTTCGAACAGGCCGAGAAGATCATGGCCTTGGACGACGCAACCGTCGTAGCAATCAGTGGCTCCTTTGCGCGCTCGGTCGAAATCTGCCGCTATCTGAAGCACTCCTTCAAGTACTACCGACGCTCCGTCCTCCAAGAGCTCAGCCTCGAAGGCAAGCTCGCCGAAATCAGCCGATCCCTCGCTGGAAACGCGGCCTCGGCGATGGAAGGCATTGGCGTCTTCCTACCCATCCTCGCTGCCTACAACAAGGACACTGACGACTTCCAACTCTACTTTTTCGACGGGGCCGGAGCGAGGTTCCTCAACGAAGAGTACGCCTGTGCCGGATCAGGCAGCATGCAGATCAAAGGCGTGTTCGAATACCTCCGCCGAAAAGAAGGCTCGTTCGCAAAACGCCCCCTCGATGAAGTTCTCAAAAACGGCCTGGAAATGCTCGACATTGCCGCCACGCTCGACAGCGCAACCGGCGGTTTCCAACGCATCGAACCTGTTGTCCGAGTCCTCGACAAAGATGGCAACCGACCAATCGACGAGAAATCCCTCAAAACCGCCATGCAGGCGGTTCTGAAGGCCGCTAAACCCCTTTAG